AAGCGTGCTAATATACCGTCATCCGCACTTGCACTGGCAGCTTCTTTAATATTTACATCCGCACCAACATTCTCATCATTGCAAAGGGTCATGTATTCCCTGGAGACATGATTTGGCACAAAATCTATAATAGCTTTAATGCCAACAGAATGCACGCGCTTAAGCATCCTTTCAAACTCAACAAATCTATTTGGGACTTTATCAGCAAGACAAGGGTTAACATCATAATAATCTGCGATTGCAAACGGAGAACCTGCTCTTCCTTTAACTACAGCATCGTTGTTGTGCGGAATGTCATACTGAGTAAAATCCGTTTTAGTGGCGCTGCGAATTACACCTGTAAAGTATACATGACTGACACTTAATGATTTAAGGTGCCACAAAATCTTTTCATCAACACTGCTGAATTTCCCGCTGCCATTAAAAATAAATGGTCCGTTTGGTACGCAGTCCTCTTTAGAGTTTCCAAAAACTCTCAAAAGCATCTGATAGATAACCAATTTCATTTCTTATGATATTACGCGGTAATAGCCGCCACACACTTATAAAAAATGCACGCCAGCGCGAGACGGACGTGCATCTATCAAGAAAACTAAACGTTTTACCAGTTTAGTATCTTCTTAAAATCGTAAGTCTCAGGATCTTTAAGGTATTTCTTTGCTGCCTCGTAATCATCCGGAGTGATATAATGCATGATGCACTCAAATATCATCCTGACTTTATCCTGATGAATGTTAACTCCTCTTGGCGGAATCTTTCCGGTAGCCGGATCCTGCATATCTTTTAAATACAAGGACTTAACATTGCCGTTCAAATCCATGTAAACCATACAGCCGGTGACACCTTCCGTAAACAACTTATAAACTCCCATACCTAGTTCCGTGCAATATACAAGGTCATAAGCATGAGGGGTAATACATCTTACCTCATAACCAATCTCAACCGGACGAGACTTAACGTCAAGCCCGAGCTGTTTCAGGCGTGTCTCAAGCATATCATTGAACATCTGCGCTTTAGAGACCTTTCCTAATTCAGGATGTCCGTGCTGGTCATAAGTAAATTTAACACCATAAGATTGCAGTTCCTCGCTGGAAAGTTCCTCAAATACACCTTCTGAAATAATAATTGCTCCATAGTCAATACCCAGAAGTTTTCTCTTAACTATCGCCGAGACAGCAAGATTTATAATTTTCTCTCCGGTGATATTTGTCTTGTTGAACATTTCCGGAATCACAATCATAGGATAGTGATTAGTATAGCCAATTGCAAGAGCAAGGTGTCCTGCAGAACGTCCCATTGCTGAGACTACAAACCAAGTGTGATTTGTACGCGCATCTTCATAAATAGTTGCTCCAATGGCAGTTCCCTCACCTTTTGCAGACTGATATCCGAATGTTGCAATGTTCTGAGGAAGAGGAAGGTCATTATCAATTGTCTTGGGAACGTGAATGTTAGCAATATGATAATCCTTCTCATGAAGGAATTTTGCAATTCTGTTTGCAGTTGATGCAGTATCATCTCCACCAATTGTTACCAGAAGTTGTATGTTGTTATCCTGGAAAAATTTCAAATTAAAGTTCTTATCAAAATCTTCTTGCGTTGGCTTGAATCTGCTCATTACCAGGTGAGAACCACCTCTATTAAAAATTGAATCTGCCAAGAAGAAATCCAACTCCTCAAAGTTAGGGTCCGGGGAGAACAAACCTTTATAACCTCCATTAAGTCCAAGGACTCTGTAACCGTTTCTTAAAAATACTTTTGTAATGGTTCCTACAACCGTGTTCATTCCCGGAGCGGGACCACCTCCCGTTAAAATTACAATTGATTTTTGCATATTATATCTCTTCTAAATCAGGCGGCAAATTTATGATTTATTATCAAAATATGGTAAATTTGGGGGTTAAATTTGCCGCAGTGAACAAAAAGGAAGCAAAAGCACGCATAGAAGCACTCAGGAAGGAGTTGAACCAGCACAATCATAATTATTATGTGCTGAATAATCCTACAATTTCCGATTATGAGTTTGACGTGATGATGCAGGAGCTCATGGCACTGGAAAAGCTTTATCCAGAGTATATTACGCCTGATTCCCCTACTCAGAAAGTAGGCAGCGACCTGGAAGCTCCGGCAGAGGCTAAAACTGAAAAAGATAACAGTTTTGAAGCTCCCGACGGGAAAAATCATTTCAGGCAATTTCCCCATAAACATCCCATGCTCTCATTAGCAAATACTTACAATGTTGGAGAGCTAGAGGAATTTGACCAAAGAATTAGAAAGTTTACCGACCAGCCCTACTCATATTCATGTGAATTGAAATTTGACGGGACAGGCATTAACCTGTACTACAAGGATGGCGTGCTGGAGCGCGCGCTCACTCGCGGGGATGGGACTGTCGGTGACGACGTTACTGAAAATGTAAAACACATTCCTTCCATTCCGCAGCACCTCAGACCGGGCAGCGGATATCCGCAAGAATTTGAAATAAGAGGTGAAATCTACATGCCTTATGAGGCTTTTGATAAGCTGAATTATGAGAGGGAACTCAATGAAGAACAAGAGTTTGCAAATCCGCGCAATGCCGCGGCAGGTTCTCTTAAGCTTATAGACCCTTCCCAGGTGGCAGGACGCGGATTGGAATGCATTCTATATCACCTTATTGCAGAGAAACTTGATGTTGCCACGCATACCAAGGCAATTGAGTGCGCTGCATCATGGGGACTTCCAACATCAGAATACGCTGTGGAATGCTCCAATATTGGAGAAGCCATAGAATATATAAAATCCTGGGACACAAAGAGGAAGACGCTCCCATTCCCTACGGACGGAATGGTTGTAAAGATCAATCAATTTGCACTGCAGCGCGGACTTGGCTATACTGCAAAAATTCCGAGGTGGGCTGTCGCCTATAAATTCAAGCCGGAACAGGCTCTGACACAAATAGTATCTATTGATTATCAGGTAGGCAGGACAGGCGCTGTAACACCTGTAGCAAATCTGGAACCGGTGCAGCTCAGCGGAACTGTTGTCAAAAGGGCAACCCTGCACAACGCTGACCAGATGAAACTGCTTGATATTCACTATGGAGATTACGTATACGTGGAAAAAGGGGGAGAAATTATTCCAAAAATAACTGCAGTAGAGCTCTCAAAAAGAGCTGTTAACGCTCAGCCTGCGGTATTCCCGTCCGTGTGTCCCGTATGCGGAACACAGCTTGTAAGAGATGAAGATGAAGCTAAATTTTTCTGTCCCAATTCTGATAACTGCACTCCGCAGATAGAGGGAAAATTCATACACTTTATAGGTCGTAAAGCATTAAACATCAATGCAGGAGAGGCAACGATACACCAGCTGTTCATAAAAGGTTATATAAGGGAGCTGGAGGATTTGTACAATTTGACAGATTTGCAGCTGCTCTCTCTGGATAAATGGAAAGAAAAATCTGTCGCGAACTTTAAAGCATCTCTGGAAAAGAGTAAAAATGTTCCTTTTGGAAAAGTGCTTTTTGGCTTGGGAATCAGATTTATAGGAGAAACTACCGCAAAAAGTCTTGCTGCTAAATTTAAAAGCATAGAGGGGCTTAAAAATGCTACTCGCGATGAGCTTCTTGATACAGAGGATGTTGGAGATGCGCTGGCAGACTCTATTATAGAGTATTTTAAAGAGCCAAGGCACCTGCATACAATAGAAAAACTTAAAGAGGCGGGGTTGCAGTTTGAAGTTGGAGCATCAGATATTAAAGTAGTTTCCAACGTTTTACAAGGCAAGACCATAATGATTACTGGAAATTATTCCATACCGCGCGAGATTATGAAACAGTACATAGAAGCGCATGGGGGGAAGGTTGGCAGCTCTGTTACGGGAAATACTTCCTATCTTGTGGCGGGAGAAAAAGCGGGAGATGCAAAACTGAAAAAGGCTGAAAAGCTGGGGATTCCGGTAATTTCAGAGGAAGAATTTTACAGAATCGCAAACCCTGCGGGCAGCTCTTCCAATACAACCGGACATACAGAGGAACAGAAACAAACAGAAGAAAAAGAACAAACATTATTTTAAATATAATTACAGATTATGAAAATAGTAAATATAACTGACAGAATTAGTTACATAGGAGTTAATGACAGGAAAACATCTCTTTTTGAGAACAACTGGCCTCTTCCTCACGGCATGGCATATAATTCCTACCTTATAAACGACGAGAAGACAGTACTAGTAGACACCGTCAAATATGGCTCTGATAATGAATATGTTGCAAAGATTCAGAAAGTGCTTGGAGGCAAGAAGCTGGATTATATAGCTGTAAACCACATGGAGCCTGACCACGCCGGAATGATTGGAGTGATAATGAACACATTCCCTGAGTGCAAAATCATTGGTAATGTGCAGACAAAGAAGATGATAAATGATTACTTCGGGATTGGGGAAGATAGATTCAAGATGGTTGCGGATGGTGAAGAACTTCCAATTGGCCAAAGCACTTTAAAGTTTGTTTACATTCCTTGGGTCCACTGGCCGGAGACAATGGTAACGTATGATGTTAAAGATCAGGTCATTTTCACCTGCGACGCATTTGGCGGATATGGCGCTTTGGATGGCGGAATTTATGATAGCGATTATAACTGGGATGCGGTATATTTGGATGACATGCGCAGGTATTATTCCAACATCGTATGCAAGTACAGCACAATGGTTTTGAAGGCATTAGCAAAATTAAACGGTGTCCCTATCAAAGTTATAGCCCCTTCTCACGGAGTGGTTTGGAAGGAGAATCCTATGAAAGTCATTGGACTGTTCAAGGATTGGGCTGAGTTTAAAGCAGAGGAGGGAGTTGTAATTGCATTTGCTACAATGTACGGGCACACAGAGACCTTAGCTGATATGATTGGTCAGAAACTTTGTGACGCCGGGGTAAAAAACATTATCACATATAATGTTTCAAACACAAATATATCCTTCATACTTAGCGAAATACAAAAATATAAAGGATACATTCTGGGAACATGCGCATACAACGGAGTAATGCATCCTGCAATGCACCATTTGTGCAATGAAATAAAAATCACTGCTCAAAAAAATAAAGTTGTCGGATTGTTTGGAACATCATCTTGGAACGGAGCTGGCGTAAAAGATTTGAAGAAATTTGCAGAAGAAAATAGAATAGCGCTGGTAGAACCTGCAGTTGAAACATTTGGGGATCCGACACCCGAAAAAGTTGAATCACAGATTGATACATTTGTAAAGGCATACGCCGCAGCGTTAAAATAACAAATGAATAATACAGCGTACTATTGAATAATACGACGTACTTTTGGGTGAAAGATATGATAGAAAATATTAAGATTGGAATGTCCCGCAGGAGCGAGAGAGTTGTTACGGATAAAGATACCGCAGCTGCGTATAAGACTGGAGGACAGGAAGTTTTCTCTACTCCGGCCATGATTGCACTTATGGAGGAGTCCGCCTTTCTGCTGCTGAAAGAGTCCCCTGTTGGGGAGGACAGCGTTGGTACTGAGATGAATATAAAGCATACCAGGGCATGCGGCGTTGGAGCTAAAGTTTACTCCATTGCAAAGGTTGAGAAGATTGATGGAAATAAAGTTGTGTTTTCCGTCTCCGCGGGAGATGAAAAGGGAGAGATAGGATGCGGCACACATACAAGATATATTATTGACCCCGTGAGGTTTATGAAAAAAATAAACGGCAGGTAAAATATAATAAAAGTAAAAAACTGTCGGGATAAAAAAGTGCAAGAGAGCAACACAAATAGGACAGAGAAAAGAAGAAAGAACATCTTCAAGGGTTTCTTTAAGGAGATTGGCCAGGTATTCAAAGAGAGGACAGCAGCCTTGCAGAGAAGCTATAAGAGCTTTATGCAATTTATCACGGTTGACATCTGGAATCTGAATATCAAGAATGTAGGTGGAGCTAAGAAGAGACTTTACAGACACTTGAAGGTTGTCCTTGTTACGGTGCAGAATTTGGGCAAAGTAAGACTTGGCCTTTATTCTGTCTCCTTAAGTTTCTTTTCCGTTATGGCGCTTGTTCCGTTTGTTGCGGTTGCATTCTTTGTCACCGGAGGATTTGGGATGGAGAAGCACCTGGAATATGTTATTTATCAAACATTTGCAGGAGACACCAAACTGGTGGACATGCTAATCAACTTTGCAAATAACATTATAAAGAGCGGACAAAACGGAATATTTGGAGCGATAAGCTTCCTGTTTTTTGTATGGACTATTATCTGGCTAATCTTTAATATTCAAAGAGATTTCAATGAGATTTGGGAAGTTAAGAAGCCTCGCTCTTTTGCAAGGAATCTTTTGTATTATATTGGTTTTCTGATAATTTCTCCTTTCCTGATTATTTTGTTTTTGAGCGTAATGGTGTTTTTTAATAATGCGCTTGGAAACTATGGAGTAAAAATATGGCACTTTAAAACCATTAGCGCTTTTGTACAATGGATAGCATATTATGTTGCTACCGTGCTTGCGCTTACAGTT
The window above is part of the Bacteroidales bacterium genome. Proteins encoded here:
- a CDS encoding 6-phosphofructokinase — its product is MQKSIVILTGGGPAPGMNTVVGTITKVFLRNGYRVLGLNGGYKGLFSPDPNFEELDFFLADSIFNRGGSHLVMSRFKPTQEDFDKNFNLKFFQDNNIQLLVTIGGDDTASTANRIAKFLHEKDYHIANIHVPKTIDNDLPLPQNIATFGYQSAKGEGTAIGATIYEDARTNHTWFVVSAMGRSAGHLALAIGYTNHYPMIVIPEMFNKTNITGEKIINLAVSAIVKRKLLGIDYGAIIISEGVFEELSSEELQSYGVKFTYDQHGHPELGKVSKAQMFNDMLETRLKQLGLDVKSRPVEIGYEVRCITPHAYDLVYCTELGMGVYKLFTEGVTGCMVYMDLNGNVKSLYLKDMQDPATGKIPPRGVNIHQDKVRMIFECIMHYITPDDYEAAKKYLKDPETYDFKKILNW
- the ligA gene encoding NAD-dependent DNA ligase LigA, with the protein product MNKKEAKARIEALRKELNQHNHNYYVLNNPTISDYEFDVMMQELMALEKLYPEYITPDSPTQKVGSDLEAPAEAKTEKDNSFEAPDGKNHFRQFPHKHPMLSLANTYNVGELEEFDQRIRKFTDQPYSYSCELKFDGTGINLYYKDGVLERALTRGDGTVGDDVTENVKHIPSIPQHLRPGSGYPQEFEIRGEIYMPYEAFDKLNYERELNEEQEFANPRNAAAGSLKLIDPSQVAGRGLECILYHLIAEKLDVATHTKAIECAASWGLPTSEYAVECSNIGEAIEYIKSWDTKRKTLPFPTDGMVVKINQFALQRGLGYTAKIPRWAVAYKFKPEQALTQIVSIDYQVGRTGAVTPVANLEPVQLSGTVVKRATLHNADQMKLLDIHYGDYVYVEKGGEIIPKITAVELSKRAVNAQPAVFPSVCPVCGTQLVRDEDEAKFFCPNSDNCTPQIEGKFIHFIGRKALNINAGEATIHQLFIKGYIRELEDLYNLTDLQLLSLDKWKEKSVANFKASLEKSKNVPFGKVLFGLGIRFIGETTAKSLAAKFKSIEGLKNATRDELLDTEDVGDALADSIIEYFKEPRHLHTIEKLKEAGLQFEVGASDIKVVSNVLQGKTIMITGNYSIPREIMKQYIEAHGGKVGSSVTGNTSYLVAGEKAGDAKLKKAEKLGIPVISEEEFYRIANPAGSSSNTTGHTEEQKQTEEKEQTLF
- a CDS encoding FprA family A-type flavoprotein, yielding MKIVNITDRISYIGVNDRKTSLFENNWPLPHGMAYNSYLINDEKTVLVDTVKYGSDNEYVAKIQKVLGGKKLDYIAVNHMEPDHAGMIGVIMNTFPECKIIGNVQTKKMINDYFGIGEDRFKMVADGEELPIGQSTLKFVYIPWVHWPETMVTYDVKDQVIFTCDAFGGYGALDGGIYDSDYNWDAVYLDDMRRYYSNIVCKYSTMVLKALAKLNGVPIKVIAPSHGVVWKENPMKVIGLFKDWAEFKAEEGVVIAFATMYGHTETLADMIGQKLCDAGVKNIITYNVSNTNISFILSEIQKYKGYILGTCAYNGVMHPAMHHLCNEIKITAQKNKVVGLFGTSSWNGAGVKDLKKFAEENRIALVEPAVETFGDPTPEKVESQIDTFVKAYAAALK
- a CDS encoding thioesterase family protein, whose translation is MIENIKIGMSRRSERVVTDKDTAAAYKTGGQEVFSTPAMIALMEESAFLLLKESPVGEDSVGTEMNIKHTRACGVGAKVYSIAKVEKIDGNKVVFSVSAGDEKGEIGCGTHTRYIIDPVRFMKKINGR
- a CDS encoding YihY/virulence factor BrkB family protein, giving the protein MQESNTNRTEKRRKNIFKGFFKEIGQVFKERTAALQRSYKSFMQFITVDIWNLNIKNVGGAKKRLYRHLKVVLVTVQNLGKVRLGLYSVSLSFFSVMALVPFVAVAFFVTGGFGMEKHLEYVIYQTFAGDTKLVDMLINFANNIIKSGQNGIFGAISFLFFVWTIIWLIFNIQRDFNEIWEVKKPRSFARNLLYYIGFLIISPFLIILFLSVMVFFNNALGNYGVKIWHFKTISAFVQWIAYYVATVLALTVVNKYIPNIKVSFKAAINSSIITAFAFVIVQFLYTGTQLMVTRLNAVYGAFAAFPLFLVWLNVSWTIVLIGAEIAHAFENVDLGDEQDVADAVAAIENKNK